A genomic region of Candidatus Hydrogenedentota bacterium contains the following coding sequences:
- a CDS encoding ABC transporter permease subunit: MRILAIAQNTFRESIRDKVLYVLLFFAAVTIFGSKALGWISIGQDIKIVKDIALGATSIFGILIAIFVGTSLIYKEIDKRTLYTILSQPMHRYEFVVGKYLGLMALLAVVTAIMAAVSSVYILLLGGSLTTTYFLAILLIYWKLMLITAFAILLSAMTSPILGAIIVFSVAVFGHATEVFRDLPPQFDGTFAKSMLEAAYYVIPNLSNFDIAREAANDVAVSGAYVVWAMSYGLMYTVMLLILAALAFQEKDV, from the coding sequence ATGCGTATACTCGCCATTGCCCAGAACACGTTTCGCGAGTCGATCCGCGACAAGGTCCTCTACGTGCTCCTGTTCTTCGCCGCCGTGACCATATTCGGATCGAAGGCCCTCGGCTGGATCAGCATCGGGCAGGACATCAAGATCGTGAAGGATATTGCCCTCGGCGCCACGTCCATCTTCGGTATCCTCATCGCCATCTTCGTGGGAACGAGCCTCATTTACAAGGAAATCGACAAGCGCACGCTCTACACGATCCTCTCGCAGCCGATGCACCGCTACGAGTTCGTCGTGGGAAAATACCTCGGCCTGATGGCGCTGCTCGCGGTCGTCACCGCGATCATGGCCGCCGTCTCATCGGTCTACATCCTGCTCCTCGGCGGATCGCTCACCACAACCTATTTCCTGGCCATCCTGCTCATCTACTGGAAGCTCATGCTGATCACGGCCTTCGCCATCCTGCTGTCGGCCATGACCTCGCCCATACTCGGCGCGATCATCGTCTTCTCGGTCGCGGTCTTCGGCCACGCCACCGAAGTCTTCCGCGACCTCCCGCCGCAGTTCGACGGCACCTTCGCGAAATCCATGCTGGAGGCGGCCTACTACGTCATCCCGAACCTGAGCAACTTCGACATCGCCCGCGAAGCCGCAAACGATGTCGCCGTCTCCGGGGCCTATGTCGTCTGGGCCATGTCCTACGGCCTCATGTACACCGTCATGCTCCTGATCCTCGCGGCGCTCGCCTTCCAGGAAAAGGACGTCTGA
- the narH gene encoding nitrate reductase subunit beta — MDVRAQVSMVFHLDKCIGCHTCSLACKNLWTERPGAEYMWWNNVETKPGTGYPTLWEDQLNYKGGWEVNEKRELVLKSQSRGGAFHKLFYNPNQPGLDDYYEPWTYRYSDLFDAPEGHDQPTARPISQITGEPMDIEAGPNWDDDLGGSPIYAENDPNLAGLTEDERQALFDVESIAMMYLPRICNHCANPSCVASCPSGALYKRGEDGIVLVNQDKCRGWRACVAACPYKKVYYNWQTGKSEKCILCYPRIETGQPPACFHSCVGRIRYMGVLLYDASRMEDAMKAPEKSLVEAQRALLLDPNDPEVIAGAQRNGISEQFVRAAQESPVWKYVMEWKLALPLHPEFRTMPMLYYVPPLLPVSGRSGDGIYEQDSDEFFTHLEKSRLPVKYLSRLFSAGNEGIIRAVMKRQMAVRYFKRAQDVSDVDSARVDAVLREAHLTAEQAEAIYQMTALAPMSSRYVMPPIQREEAIEATGCSPQQCRGQCGLGVAAEPKRGA, encoded by the coding sequence ATGGATGTACGCGCACAGGTCTCCATGGTGTTCCATCTGGACAAGTGCATCGGCTGCCACACGTGCAGCCTGGCCTGCAAGAACCTGTGGACCGAGCGCCCCGGCGCGGAGTACATGTGGTGGAACAACGTGGAAACCAAGCCCGGCACGGGCTATCCCACGCTGTGGGAGGACCAGCTGAACTACAAGGGCGGCTGGGAGGTGAATGAGAAGCGCGAGCTCGTGCTCAAGAGCCAAAGCCGGGGCGGCGCGTTCCACAAGCTCTTCTACAACCCGAACCAGCCCGGGCTCGACGACTATTACGAACCGTGGACCTACCGCTACAGCGATTTGTTTGATGCGCCGGAGGGCCACGACCAGCCAACGGCGCGGCCCATCTCCCAGATCACCGGCGAGCCGATGGACATCGAGGCCGGCCCGAACTGGGACGACGACCTGGGCGGCTCCCCGATCTACGCGGAGAACGATCCCAACCTCGCCGGGCTTACGGAAGACGAGCGCCAGGCCCTGTTCGATGTCGAGAGCATCGCCATGATGTATCTCCCGCGCATCTGCAACCACTGCGCGAATCCGAGTTGCGTGGCCTCCTGCCCCTCCGGCGCGCTCTACAAGCGCGGCGAAGACGGGATTGTCCTCGTCAACCAGGACAAATGCCGCGGCTGGCGCGCGTGCGTCGCGGCCTGCCCGTACAAGAAGGTGTACTACAACTGGCAGACCGGGAAGTCGGAGAAATGCATACTCTGCTACCCGCGCATCGAGACCGGCCAGCCCCCCGCCTGCTTCCACTCCTGCGTCGGGCGGATCCGGTACATGGGCGTGCTGCTGTACGACGCGTCCCGGATGGAAGACGCGATGAAGGCGCCGGAGAAGTCCCTGGTGGAGGCCCAGCGCGCGCTGCTGCTCGACCCGAACGACCCCGAGGTTATCGCGGGCGCGCAGCGCAACGGCATCAGCGAGCAATTCGTGCGGGCGGCGCAGGAATCCCCGGTGTGGAAGTACGTGATGGAATGGAAGCTCGCGCTTCCGCTGCACCCCGAGTTCCGGACCATGCCTATGCTGTATTACGTGCCGCCGCTCCTGCCGGTTTCGGGGCGAAGCGGCGACGGCATCTACGAGCAGGATTCCGACGAATTCTTCACGCACCTCGAAAAGTCGCGGCTCCCCGTGAAGTACCTCTCCCGGCTCTTCAGCGCGGGCAACGAGGGTATTATCCGCGCGGTGATGAAGCGGCAGATGGCCGTGCGCTATTTCAAGCGCGCGCAGGACGTCAGCGATGTGGACTCGGCGCGGGTGGACGCGGTGCTCCGGGAGGCGCACCTTACGGCGGAACAGGCCGAGGCCATCTACCAGATGACCGCGCTGGCGCCGATGAGCAGCCGCTACGTGATGCCGCCCATCCAGCGGGAGGAAGCCATCGAGGCCACCGGCTGTTCGCCGCAGCAATGCCGGGGACAGTGCGGGCTCGGCGTGGCGGCCGAACCGAAGCGGGGCGCCTGA
- a CDS encoding molecular chaperone TorD family protein, whose translation MYTALADFLAYPEADDRADLTAWSDYVRDEFPAASTHLDRFLRETEHLSAEELQEIYTRAFDVAPQCVPYLSVYLFGAESFKRAELMAGLKEVYERADLDCGQELPDHLAVVLRCAAAFSHEEWNELMGWCAPGPIKAMIAGLKQASSPYLHVLLAIRHVLQTQYPREFASC comes from the coding sequence ATGTACACCGCACTGGCGGATTTCCTTGCCTACCCGGAAGCGGATGATCGCGCCGATCTGACCGCGTGGTCCGACTACGTGCGCGACGAGTTTCCTGCCGCCTCGACGCACCTCGATCGCTTTCTGCGCGAGACCGAGCACCTGAGCGCCGAGGAGCTTCAGGAAATCTACACGCGCGCCTTTGACGTGGCCCCGCAGTGCGTCCCCTATCTCAGCGTGTATCTCTTCGGCGCGGAGAGTTTCAAGCGCGCGGAACTGATGGCCGGCCTGAAGGAGGTGTACGAGCGTGCGGACCTCGACTGCGGCCAGGAGCTGCCGGATCACCTGGCGGTGGTGCTGCGCTGCGCCGCCGCGTTCAGCCACGAAGAATGGAATGAATTGATGGGCTGGTGCGCGCCCGGGCCGATCAAGGCGATGATCGCCGGCCTGAAGCAGGCCTCCAGCCCCTATCTTCACGTGCTGCTTGCCATCCGTCACGTGTTGCAGACCCAGTATCCCCGGGAGTTCGCGTCATGCTAG
- a CDS encoding Rrf2 family transcriptional regulator, with protein MEEEVYYFMFKLYSKGCQYALRALAYVVTERGSERFQIAEICEKVGIPEPFTRKVFQDLVQAGFLHAHRGPGGGYSLAESPDRISLLDVIHAVDGEDTFNHCVLGFEECGSAHPCPMHYRWAEAKSQLLDQLAQDTLQDIADFAAKRLKNLPRT; from the coding sequence ATGGAGGAGGAAGTCTACTATTTCATGTTCAAGCTCTATTCCAAAGGTTGCCAGTACGCGCTGCGGGCGCTTGCCTACGTCGTCACCGAACGGGGCAGCGAGCGCTTTCAGATTGCGGAGATCTGCGAAAAGGTCGGGATTCCCGAGCCGTTTACCCGCAAGGTCTTCCAGGATCTCGTGCAGGCCGGCTTCCTCCATGCCCACCGGGGTCCGGGCGGCGGTTACTCCCTGGCCGAAAGCCCCGACAGGATCTCGCTGCTCGACGTGATACACGCCGTGGACGGCGAGGACACCTTCAATCACTGCGTCCTCGGGTTCGAGGAATGTGGCAGCGCGCACCCTTGCCCCATGCACTACCGCTGGGCCGAGGCGAAGTCCCAACTGCTCGACCAGCTTGCGCAGGATACGCTTCAGGATATCGCGGACTTCGCGGCGAAGCGGCTGAAGAACCTGCCCCGAACCTGA
- a CDS encoding ABC transporter ATP-binding protein — MSAIVTNDLCKVYRAIGKSPVKSLDGLDLTIEENEVYGFLGRNGAGKTTTIKILCGLLKPTGGEAFIFGKSVRTPEARRLVGYLPEQPYFYEYLTPRETIDFYGRLQKLSPAERQRQWDKLSELLDLRDIAEQRVKGFSKGMRQRIGFAVALVGDPPLLILDEPMSGLDPVGRRMIRDLIMRCRDEKKTIFFSSHVMGDVEQICDRVSILVKGRLTHRGRIDELLGHHVKAVDVIAEGLDEAGRAAVIALATKHRQLDAQDIFTFADRGEANEGARLIYERGGTLVEFQTIKETLEDFFLRQQEEGALPASALPPAERAI; from the coding sequence TTGAGCGCTATCGTCACGAACGATCTCTGCAAGGTGTACCGGGCCATCGGAAAGTCGCCGGTGAAGTCGCTGGATGGCCTCGATCTCACGATCGAGGAGAACGAAGTCTACGGCTTTCTCGGGCGCAACGGCGCGGGCAAGACGACGACCATCAAGATCCTCTGCGGGCTGCTGAAACCGACCGGTGGCGAGGCCTTCATCTTCGGCAAAAGCGTCCGGACCCCAGAGGCCCGGCGCCTGGTGGGCTACCTGCCCGAGCAGCCCTATTTCTACGAATACCTCACGCCCCGCGAGACCATCGACTTCTACGGGCGCCTGCAAAAACTCTCCCCCGCGGAGCGCCAGAGGCAGTGGGACAAGCTCTCCGAACTGCTCGACCTCCGCGACATCGCCGAGCAGCGGGTCAAGGGCTTCTCCAAGGGCATGCGCCAGCGGATCGGCTTCGCCGTCGCGCTCGTGGGCGATCCGCCGCTACTCATCCTCGACGAGCCCATGAGCGGCCTCGACCCCGTCGGCCGCCGCATGATTCGCGACCTGATCATGCGGTGCCGGGACGAAAAGAAGACCATCTTTTTCAGTTCCCACGTGATGGGCGATGTGGAACAGATCTGCGACCGGGTAAGCATCCTCGTGAAGGGCAGGCTGACGCACCGCGGCCGCATTGACGAGTTGCTCGGCCACCACGTGAAGGCCGTCGACGTCATCGCGGAGGGGCTGGACGAGGCCGGTCGCGCCGCGGTGATTGCCCTCGCCACAAAGCATCGGCAACTCGACGCGCAGGATATCTTCACCTTCGCCGATCGGGGCGAAGCCAATGAGGGCGCCCGCCTGATCTATGAGCGGGGCGGGACCCTGGTCGAGTTCCAGACCATCAAGGAAACGCTGGAGGATTTCTTCCTGCGGCAGCAGGAAGAAGGCGCGCTTCCCGCAAGTGCATTGCCGCCCGCGGAGAGGGCCATCTGA
- a CDS encoding nitrate reductase subunit alpha, whose protein sequence is MSWIKDIFEPEARAWEDFYRNRWSYDKVVRSTHGVNCTGSCSWNIYVKRGIVTWEMQALDYPILDKDIPPYEPRGCQRGISYSWYIYSPLRVKYPYLRGALADLWRAAKRKHPGDPVAAWRSIVTDPPSRKRYQQARGKGGFRRSTWEEVEEIIAAANLYTVQEFGPDRLIGFSPIPAMSMISYAAGARFMQLMGGVALSFYDWYCDLPPASPEIWGEQTDVAESADWFHSKFIATVGSNVLMTRTPDAHFLVEARHQGAKVVVFSPDFSQTSKVGDEWIPMNQGQDGAFWMAVNHVILQEFYVNRETPSFSTYLKENSDAAFLVQLEPDGQGGYKPGAYLRASQLAETKDEELAEWKMFVLDEENAAIRLPAGQVGHRWQHTKGQWHIKQEDSRTGEAFEARLSVAGLGEAVPVRFNDFSEGRNDVIRTRHVPSHTVETAAGPVLVTTAFDLLLAQHGVNRGYAGEWPESYDDGAQPFTPAWQEPYTGIKAATVTRFAREWAITAEKTGGKCMVIIGAGVNHWYHNNLIYRACINALLLCGCVGKNGGGWNHYVGQEKLVPQGSWGPIAFGADWGGPPRLQNTPSFHYMHSDQWRYDRAFREMCPVAEEDHPMASGHTADKQALAVRSGWLPCFPQFTEHNFKLVKEAEERGADPVEHLVNRLKDRSLKFAMEDPDNPACYPRVWYIWRGNAIQASAKGHEYFLKHYLGTHHNTIAEEVAKDDVEDVVWHDKVELGKMDLIVDLNFRMDTSALYSDIVLPTASWYEKDDLSSTDMHSFIHPLQKAVPPCWESRSDWQIFQSIAKSTSEMARQYLPKPQRDIVISPLLHDTPAEVAQPSIKDWAKGECEPIPGKTMPNITVVERDYTKVYEKFISLGPNYRDKGLGIHGTVYQVDDVYDQYLTNHRTEEWGGKRYPSLRADRDVCEVILHFAAETNGELAHRAYEVESKKTGIDHTHLARDTRGVVYNFDDLCTSPRRTLTTPYWTGVTNGGRTYAAFCQNVEERIPWRTLTGRQHLYLDHEAYRAYGEHLPTFKPRADLRTTRDLDYTGVEPGSMVLNYLTPHGKWHIHSTFGDTLRMETLSRGIEPFWMNDNDAGLIGVHDNDWVEVINDHGTVVTRACVSARIPRGICFIYHATERTVGVPKSQHRKRQRGGAHNSLTRARLKPLFMIGGYAQFSYAFNYWGPQGVNRDTFVIVRKIDKPAW, encoded by the coding sequence ATGAGCTGGATCAAGGACATATTCGAGCCGGAGGCGCGGGCGTGGGAAGACTTCTACCGGAACCGCTGGTCCTACGACAAAGTGGTGCGGAGCACCCACGGCGTCAACTGCACGGGGTCGTGCAGCTGGAACATTTACGTTAAGCGGGGCATCGTCACGTGGGAGATGCAGGCGCTCGACTACCCGATCCTCGATAAGGATATCCCGCCCTACGAGCCGCGCGGGTGCCAGCGCGGCATCTCGTACTCGTGGTACATCTACAGCCCGTTGCGCGTGAAGTACCCCTACCTCCGGGGCGCGCTGGCCGATCTCTGGCGCGCGGCGAAGCGAAAGCATCCCGGCGATCCGGTGGCCGCGTGGCGATCAATCGTGACGGACCCACCGTCCCGCAAGCGCTACCAGCAGGCGCGGGGCAAGGGCGGGTTCCGGCGGAGCACCTGGGAGGAAGTCGAGGAGATCATCGCCGCGGCCAACCTGTACACCGTCCAGGAATTCGGGCCGGATCGACTCATCGGCTTCTCGCCCATCCCGGCGATGTCCATGATCAGCTACGCGGCCGGGGCGCGGTTCATGCAGCTCATGGGCGGCGTGGCGCTGTCCTTTTACGACTGGTACTGCGACCTGCCGCCCGCCTCGCCGGAAATCTGGGGCGAACAGACGGATGTGGCCGAGAGCGCGGACTGGTTCCACTCGAAATTCATCGCGACCGTCGGTTCCAACGTGTTGATGACGCGCACGCCCGACGCGCACTTCCTGGTGGAGGCGCGGCACCAGGGCGCCAAGGTGGTGGTGTTCTCGCCGGACTTCAGCCAGACCTCCAAGGTCGGGGACGAATGGATCCCGATGAACCAGGGCCAGGACGGGGCCTTCTGGATGGCGGTGAACCATGTGATCCTGCAAGAGTTTTACGTGAACCGGGAGACCCCGAGCTTCAGCACCTACCTGAAGGAAAACAGCGACGCGGCATTTCTCGTGCAGCTCGAACCCGACGGGCAGGGCGGCTACAAGCCGGGGGCCTACCTCCGCGCGTCGCAGCTCGCGGAAACGAAGGACGAAGAGCTCGCCGAATGGAAAATGTTCGTTCTCGACGAGGAAAACGCCGCGATCCGGCTGCCGGCCGGCCAGGTGGGCCACCGCTGGCAGCATACGAAGGGCCAGTGGCACATCAAGCAGGAGGATTCTCGCACCGGCGAGGCGTTTGAGGCCCGCCTGAGCGTTGCGGGGCTCGGCGAGGCGGTCCCGGTGCGCTTCAACGACTTCTCCGAGGGCCGGAACGACGTCATCCGGACCCGGCACGTGCCATCGCACACCGTGGAGACGGCGGCGGGGCCGGTGCTGGTCACGACGGCCTTCGATCTGCTGCTGGCGCAGCACGGCGTAAACCGGGGCTACGCCGGGGAGTGGCCCGAGAGCTACGACGACGGCGCGCAGCCCTTCACACCGGCCTGGCAGGAGCCCTACACCGGCATCAAGGCCGCCACGGTCACTCGCTTCGCCCGGGAATGGGCCATCACCGCCGAAAAGACCGGCGGCAAGTGCATGGTGATCATCGGGGCGGGGGTGAACCACTGGTACCACAACAACCTGATCTACCGCGCGTGCATCAACGCGCTTCTGCTCTGCGGCTGTGTGGGGAAGAACGGCGGCGGCTGGAACCATTACGTGGGGCAGGAGAAGCTGGTGCCGCAGGGGTCCTGGGGGCCTATCGCCTTCGGCGCGGACTGGGGCGGCCCGCCGCGCCTGCAGAACACGCCGTCCTTCCACTACATGCACTCGGATCAGTGGCGCTACGATCGCGCGTTCCGCGAGATGTGCCCGGTGGCGGAAGAAGATCACCCCATGGCCTCCGGGCATACCGCCGACAAGCAGGCCCTGGCGGTCCGCAGCGGCTGGCTGCCGTGCTTCCCCCAGTTCACGGAGCACAACTTCAAACTGGTGAAGGAAGCCGAGGAACGCGGGGCCGATCCCGTGGAGCACCTGGTCAACCGCCTCAAGGACCGATCGCTCAAGTTTGCGATGGAGGATCCCGACAATCCCGCGTGCTACCCGCGCGTGTGGTACATCTGGCGCGGCAACGCGATCCAGGCGTCCGCCAAGGGGCACGAATACTTCCTGAAACACTACCTCGGCACGCACCACAACACGATCGCCGAGGAAGTGGCGAAGGACGATGTCGAGGACGTGGTCTGGCACGACAAGGTCGAGCTGGGGAAGATGGACCTGATCGTCGATTTGAACTTCCGGATGGACACGTCGGCGCTGTACTCGGATATCGTGCTGCCGACGGCGTCCTGGTACGAAAAAGACGATCTCAGCTCCACGGACATGCACTCCTTCATCCACCCGCTCCAGAAGGCCGTGCCCCCGTGCTGGGAATCCCGGAGCGACTGGCAGATCTTCCAGAGCATCGCGAAGAGCACCTCCGAGATGGCGCGGCAGTACCTGCCGAAGCCGCAGCGCGACATTGTGATCTCCCCGCTGCTCCACGACACGCCCGCCGAAGTCGCGCAGCCGTCCATCAAGGACTGGGCGAAGGGCGAGTGCGAGCCCATTCCCGGCAAGACCATGCCGAACATTACGGTGGTCGAGCGCGACTACACGAAGGTCTACGAGAAGTTCATCTCGCTCGGCCCGAACTACCGCGACAAGGGGTTGGGCATTCACGGCACGGTGTATCAGGTTGACGACGTCTACGACCAGTACCTGACGAACCACCGCACCGAGGAATGGGGTGGCAAGCGCTATCCATCGCTCCGCGCCGATCGCGACGTTTGCGAGGTGATCCTGCACTTCGCGGCGGAGACCAACGGCGAACTGGCGCACCGCGCGTACGAGGTCGAATCGAAGAAGACCGGCATCGACCACACGCACCTGGCGCGCGACACGCGGGGGGTGGTGTACAACTTCGACGATCTGTGCACGTCGCCGCGCCGCACGCTGACGACGCCGTACTGGACCGGCGTGACGAATGGCGGGCGCACCTACGCCGCGTTCTGCCAGAACGTGGAGGAACGGATTCCCTGGCGGACGCTGACCGGGCGGCAGCACCTGTACCTCGACCACGAGGCCTACCGGGCCTATGGCGAGCACCTGCCCACCTTCAAGCCGCGCGCCGACCTGCGCACCACGCGCGACCTGGACTACACCGGCGTCGAGCCGGGATCCATGGTGCTGAACTACCTGACGCCCCACGGCAAGTGGCATATCCACTCGACGTTTGGCGACACCCTGCGGATGGAGACGCTCTCGCGCGGTATCGAGCCCTTCTGGATGAACGACAACGACGCGGGCCTGATCGGCGTGCACGACAACGACTGGGTCGAGGTTATCAACGACCACGGGACGGTGGTCACGCGCGCCTGCGTGAGCGCGCGCATCCCGCGCGGCATCTGCTTCATTTACCACGCCACCGAGCGGACGGTGGGCGTGCCGAAATCGCAGCACCGGAAGCGCCAGCGCGGCGGCGCGCACAACAGCCTTACGCGCGCCCGGCTCAAACCGCTCTTCATGATCGGCGGCTACGCCCAGTTCAGCTACGCCTTCAATTACTGGGGCCCCCAGGGCGTTAACCGGGACACCTTCGTGATCGTGCGAAAAATCGACAAGCCGGCCTGGTAA
- a CDS encoding Gfo/Idh/MocA family oxidoreductase — protein MKRREFIQHTALATSALLAARPARAAASPNEKINIAGIGVGGMGASNLRALENENIIALCDVDSDYAAKTFEKYPNAARYANFRVMLEKQRDIDAVLIATPDHTHAVIAKAAMEAGKHVYCQKPLTHDVFESRRLAEIARETGVITQMGIQGHSMSGARDIVTWIQAGVIGEVREVDAWCDLTYYPWGHAAWSSPVGARPEDTPPVPATLDWDLWLGPAPSRPYHPCYHPGSWRSWWDFGCGMMGDRGAHTFDPIVWALDLGQPVSIEASSTGLTGELHPLASIVRYEFPARGDRPAVIVNWYDGLRPPRPSELSEKDDLGDGEGGALFKGSKGCITCGTYGQSPRLVPAARMADFTPPEPNIRKVEGTHEAEWCDAIRNNRPANAAFDYSGPLTEITLLGNIAKRMNTKLLWDAAKLEFTNLPDATQYVRQAYRDGWSL, from the coding sequence ATGAAACGCCGCGAGTTCATTCAGCACACCGCCCTGGCCACGTCCGCCCTCCTCGCCGCCCGGCCCGCCCGCGCCGCCGCCTCCCCCAACGAGAAGATCAACATCGCCGGGATCGGCGTCGGCGGGATGGGCGCCTCGAACCTCCGCGCCCTGGAAAACGAAAACATCATCGCGCTCTGCGATGTGGACAGCGACTACGCGGCAAAGACCTTCGAGAAGTACCCAAACGCCGCGCGCTACGCCAACTTCCGCGTCATGCTCGAAAAACAGCGCGACATCGACGCCGTGCTCATCGCCACGCCCGACCACACCCACGCCGTCATCGCGAAGGCCGCCATGGAAGCAGGCAAGCATGTCTACTGCCAGAAGCCGCTGACCCACGATGTGTTCGAATCGCGCCGCCTCGCCGAAATCGCCCGCGAGACCGGCGTGATCACCCAGATGGGCATTCAGGGCCACTCCATGTCCGGCGCGCGCGACATCGTCACCTGGATTCAGGCCGGCGTCATCGGCGAGGTCCGCGAAGTCGACGCCTGGTGCGACCTGACCTACTACCCCTGGGGCCACGCCGCCTGGAGCTCACCCGTCGGCGCGCGCCCGGAAGACACCCCGCCCGTACCGGCCACGCTCGACTGGGATCTCTGGCTCGGGCCCGCCCCGTCGCGCCCGTACCACCCCTGCTACCACCCCGGCAGCTGGCGGAGCTGGTGGGACTTCGGATGCGGCATGATGGGCGATCGCGGCGCGCACACCTTCGATCCCATCGTCTGGGCGCTGGATCTCGGCCAGCCGGTGAGCATCGAGGCCAGCTCCACGGGCCTCACCGGGGAACTGCATCCCCTCGCCTCCATCGTGCGCTACGAATTCCCCGCCAGGGGCGATCGGCCGGCCGTCATCGTGAACTGGTACGACGGCCTGCGCCCCCCGCGCCCCAGCGAACTCAGCGAAAAGGACGACCTCGGCGACGGCGAGGGCGGCGCGCTGTTCAAGGGCTCAAAGGGCTGCATCACCTGCGGCACCTACGGCCAGTCGCCCCGCCTCGTGCCCGCGGCCCGCATGGCGGATTTCACCCCGCCCGAACCCAACATCCGCAAGGTGGAAGGCACGCACGAGGCCGAATGGTGCGACGCCATCCGCAACAATCGCCCCGCCAACGCGGCCTTCGACTATTCGGGCCCACTCACCGAAATCACGCTCCTCGGCAACATCGCCAAACGCATGAACACCAAACTGCTCTGGGACGCGGCGAAGTTGGAATTCACCAACCTCCCCGACGCCACTCAATACGTGCGCCAGGCCTATCGCGACGGCTGGTCCCTGTAG
- a CDS encoding c-type cytochrome, with amino-acid sequence MLANLPPLRFRGRRLAALLIAAALALPCGVAGAQETAAEAPAPETPAETAEAALAPDAPAAAPEDVAAQAYATKCMGCHTIGGGALSGPDLKPSAAWPRKNLWDAIKRMEKNVGPMADEEIDLHTDFLLAVDAAERIAEAQKQAALRHAATMEPASADTGRALFLGRTPFANGGLACGACHQAGGRGGSLASSLEDAFTRLGEAPLMAACESPGYPVMRAMYLDSAQPVTRQEALHVVKYLEQVSGQPQSAISIPLHLLGVLGAGGTVVLLATRYKKTPGGTRARLVARACRKQDTGQDQGV; translated from the coding sequence ATGCTTGCGAACCTGCCCCCGCTTCGATTCCGCGGCCGCCGCCTGGCGGCGCTGCTGATCGCCGCCGCGCTGGCCCTCCCCTGTGGCGTTGCCGGCGCCCAGGAGACGGCGGCGGAAGCGCCCGCCCCCGAGACGCCCGCTGAAACCGCCGAAGCCGCGCTCGCGCCGGATGCACCGGCCGCCGCGCCCGAGGACGTGGCGGCGCAGGCCTACGCGACCAAGTGCATGGGCTGCCACACGATTGGCGGCGGGGCCCTCTCCGGCCCCGACCTCAAACCATCTGCCGCGTGGCCCCGGAAGAACCTCTGGGACGCGATCAAGCGCATGGAGAAGAACGTGGGGCCAATGGCGGATGAGGAAATCGACCTGCACACCGACTTCCTCCTCGCCGTTGACGCGGCGGAGCGGATCGCTGAGGCGCAGAAGCAGGCCGCGCTCAGGCACGCGGCCACGATGGAACCGGCTTCGGCGGATACGGGCCGCGCGCTCTTTCTGGGGCGGACGCCCTTTGCCAATGGCGGGCTTGCGTGCGGCGCGTGCCACCAGGCGGGCGGTCGCGGCGGATCGCTGGCCTCCTCGCTGGAAGACGCGTTCACGCGGCTGGGCGAGGCCCCGTTGATGGCCGCCTGCGAGTCGCCCGGCTACCCGGTCATGCGGGCCATGTACCTTGACTCCGCGCAGCCGGTGACCCGGCAGGAAGCGCTTCACGTGGTGAAGTACCTGGAGCAGGTCTCTGGCCAGCCGCAATCCGCGATCAGCATCCCGCTGCACCTGCTGGGCGTGTTGGGCGCGGGGGGGACCGTAGTGTTGCTCGCCACCCGTTACAAGAAGACCCCCGGCGGCACGCGGGCGCGTCTCGTCGCGCGCGCCTGCCGCAAGCAGGACACCGGCCAGGACCAGGGAGTTTAA